The Gemmatimonadaceae bacterium DNA segment CGCCGAAGGCGCTCTCGTCTGTCGCCACGGCCGTGCCGCCGTCACCCGAGGCGGGATCGAAGCGCAGCTGCGCCTGCGCCGGGGCCGGCGAGGTCGGGGGCGGCACGAGGAACGTGAGCCCCTGCGGGAGCGGCGGCATCTCCGACGGCTCGGTGCCGCGCGCGACCGACCCCACCGCGGTCGCCACGACCACGGCGGCGTGCGCGAGGACGCTCACGGCCGTGCCGACCGGGTCGAAGCTCGGGGTCGAGGAGAGGCGGGTCGGATTGATGCGCACGGGGACGGGTCAGGCCTCTTTCACTATACACGGGCTCGCGGGACCACGGGGGCTGAGCGGGGACGAACCGCAGGTACGACAGGTCGAGCCGTCATTGCTATACCCCGGGACCGCGCCGTGGCGCCACGCCGCCGCTAGAACCCTGCCAGCGCCTGCTGCGCCTGGGGCGAGGTGTTGCTGTCGAGATTCCCCGCAATGGCGACGATGCTGACGTCCCCTGCGTGCGCGTCGTGATCTCCATCCGTCTTCCTCCCTGAGGATGCTCCTGCACAGCATCGTCCAGCCGCTTGGTCAGGACGACGACGTTGTGGTCGCCGTCGCGGCGGTAGCGGACGTCGTCCACCAGCCGCCGTACTATACTATGAATGCCGAGCCCACCGATCGGCCGGTCCTCTACCGAGAGCGTCGTGTCCGGCGCCGCCCGGGCGAGGGGGTCAAAGGCCGCGCCGCAGGTGTACCGAGAGGCCGCGCGTCGCCGCGAAGTCGGCGAAGGCCGTGTTGGCGCGCGCCACCTCCTGCAGATCCGCGGCAAGCGTCAATCGGAAGCCGTCCGGCATCGTCCCCCTCCGTGGTCGCTCAATGACAGCCCCGCAGGGGCGGTCTGTCAACTGCCCTAGCTGTAAAGGCTCAGGAGGTTGTTCACAGGGCGTAGCGGCACCAAGCTGGGGTTGTCGAGACACTCAACCGGCAACGCCAGAGGCCCTATGAACACCCACAAGAGTGCACGATTGACGCCCTACTTGCGACGGGAGGCCTGCCGACGCGTGTGGACCGGCACCCGCGTGAGCGATGCTGCGCGCGCGCGGCGTGCAGATCGAGGCCGCGCTGCACCCGGCGCGGCAGGTCTCGGGCGACTTCTATCGATGCCTTCCAGCTCGCGCCCTCCGGCAACCTCGTGCTCGTCGTCGGCGACGTCTGCGACAAAGGCGTAGGCGCAGCGCTCTTTAGGGCGCTGTTCCGCAGCCTCATCCGGGCCTCGACCGATCCCGTTGGCGGCGGCGCCATCCAGATGATCGGCGGGCGGCGCACCTTGGTGATGCAGTCGCTCGAGGCGGCGTCGCTGACGGACCTGCTCACGCGTGTCGCCGGCTTCACCAACAACTACATCGCACGGCTGCACGGGCGCACCAATATGTTCGCGCCGTGTTTATGGCCGTGCTGGATCCCGAGTACGGCCGGCTCGACTATCTCAATGCCGGCCACGAGCCCGCACTGATTCTCGCGCCGGACGGCTCGGCGCAGGAGCTGCGGCCCACAGGCCCCGCGCTCGGGATGATGCCGGACGTCCCCTTCACGACCGGCGGCGGCACGCTGGAGAGCGGGCACACGCTGCTCGCGTTCACCGACGGCTTGGTGGAAACGCGCAGCCCCTCGGGCGAGGCCTTCGGCAACGCACGCTTGCGCGAGATGCTGCGCGGACTCGCCGGCAGCGCGGCGCCGGAACTCGTGGCTGGCGTGGTGGATGGACTCAAGGCCTTCGGACGACAGGCAGAACCGCACGATGACTTCACGATGCTGGCGGTCACGCGTGACTAGGCCGAGCGCATTGCTCTGCGTCCCGCAAGGACTTGCGATTTCGGTGGCGTCTGAACAAAGGGACCGTCCGGTGTCCTGGGCATCGTCGAACCCGGCGGCTGTGACGATCACGGCAGACGGTCTCGTGGAGCACCTCCGACGCGAGGGACGATTGCCACGGTCAGCAGTGCCGGCCTCGTCAGTGCCGCGCCACGAACGAGGGCACCGCAACGATCACCGCGACGGTGACGCAAGCAGCGGACAACGCGCCCGGCGACACGGCTCCCGACGGTGGCGGGTGAACCCGTCGTCGCCTCGATCCTGATGGGCGGCGAGCAGGGCTTCCGTGGCCGTCACGCCTTGCCCCACGGCCACGCAGGCCGAATCTTTCCTCGTCGCGCAGGTCCCCCATCCCGAGTGGAGTCACAATGGCGATTCTGATGGCCGTCATCGGCGGCCTGGGCATCTTTATGCTCGGGATGAAGCATATGTCCGAGGGGATGCAGGCCGTCGCGGGCAATTCGCTGCGGCGGATGATCTCCCTCGTGACGACCAATCGCTTCCTCGCCACGGCCACTGGCGCCGGTGTCACGACGCTCGTCCAGTCGTCGTCGGTCACGACGGTTATCGTCGTCGGCCTGGTCAACGCCGGGCTGATGCAGCTGCAGCAGGCCATCGGCGTGATCTTCGGCGCCAACATCGGCACGACGATCACCGGCTGGATCCTGGTGCTCAACATCGGCAAGTACGGCCTGCCGATCCTCGGCGCCGCGGCGCTGGTGTACCTCTTCGCCCGCCGCGACCGCACGCGCTTCATCGCGATGGCGCTGATGGGAATGGGGATGGTCTTCTTCGGCCTCGAGCTGATGAAGAACGGCTTCGCGCCGGTGAAGGATATGCCGGTGTTTATGGAGGCCTTCCAGTGGTTCGAGGCCGACAGCTACGCCGGCATCTACAAGGCCGTGTTCGTGGGCTGCGTGCTCACTCTCATCGTCCAGAGCTCGAGTGCCACGCTCGGCATCACCATCGGCCTCGCCGCCACCGGGGTGATCCCCTTCCAGACGGCGGCCGCCCTCGTGCTGGGCGAGAACATCGGCACCACGATCACCATCGTGCTCGCCTCGTTCGGGGCCAACACCAACGCCAAGCGCGCCGCGCTGGCGCACGTGCTGTTCAACCTCATCGGCGCGTTCTGGATCACGCTGGTGTTCCCCTGGTACATCAAGCTCGTGGCCGGCACCGTGGCCGCGGTGCACGGCGCCGACCCGCTGACGCTCACGCTGGCTTCCGGCGTGAACCCGGTGGAGTTCGCTACCGTCGTCACGGCAGCCATCGCGCTGACGCACAGCGGATTCAACATCGTCAACACCGCCGTCTTCCTGCCCTTCATCAAGCCCTACACGCGGATGCTCGAGCGGCTGGTGCCGGACCCACGGCTGAAGGAAGTCGCGCGGCTGACGCGCATCGACGCCGGCACCGTGGCCTCGCCCGTCCTCGGGCTGGAGCAGAGCCGCGGCGAGGTGATCCAGATGGCGCAGGGCACGCTCAAGATGATGGAATGGATCCGCCAGCTCGGCTTCCACGGGCCCTGGGACGAGCTGCTGGTGCGCAAGACCTTCCACCGCGAGGAAGTGCTCGACAACGTGCAGCGCGAGGTCGTGGCGTTCCTGACCTCCACGCTCGACAGCACGATGCCCCAGATGGTCGCCGAGGAAGGCCGCCAGCAACTGCGCATCGCCCACGAGTATGAGTCGGTCTCCGACCGCGCCGCCAGCATCCTGCGCGCCTTCGCACAATTGCGGCAGCAACGACTGGAACTGCGCTCCGACCAGCAGGAGGACTTGCAGCAGCTGCACGCGGCGGTCACCACCTTCCTGCAAGAGGTGTCCGAGGCGTACGGCGAGCGCACGACAATCGGCGGCGCCAATGCGCGCAGTCACGCCGAGTCAATCGACCGACTCGTGCGGATGCTCAGCGATCGGCAACTCCAGCGGATGATCGACGGGCCGATCGATCCGGGGCTGAGCCTGGTCTACACGGGCCTCATCACCGACTACTCACGCATCCGCTCGCACGTGCGCAACATCCACGACGCGATGGCGGGCGGCGGGGTGCCGGAGTAGGCGGCGCGCCTACAGCCAGGACGCCGGCGTCTCGGAACCGCGCCAGCGCCTGAGGATGCGCTGGAAGAACATATTGTTCGGCACGCGCAGCGTCCGGTCCTCACCGACGCCGGCGCCGACTTCCTGCAGCGTCGTGTAGATCAAGTTGATGTCGGTGACGCGGCCCTTGAGCCCCGGCTTCTCGCCGTTCTCGAGGATTTCGACGTGGTCGCCGAGCCGGAAGGGCTCCGTCGAGAAGATGAGCATCGAGCAGAAGATGTTGGAGAGCACGCTCCACGCGGCGAAGAACGCGACCGCACCGACCGCGGCGAAGCCGCTGAAAATCGTCCAGAGCACCGTGCCGGAGACGCCGAGCCGCTCGAGGATGAGCAGCAGCGCACCGCCCTTGATGAGCCAGCTCACGGCGCGCCGCGCGCCGGGCAGGGCGCCAGGCGGCAGGTCGTAGCCCTCACCCACGCGACTGATCAGCCGGTGGAGGAGGCGCTGCAGCAGGATCGCCACCAGCACGATGATCGCCACCTGCGCGAGGAGCAGGAGGGGCGCGGTGCCTTGGATGAACCAGTCGGGGAGTCGGTCTCGCATCGGGAGGCGGGCTGGAGACGCAGGGGGCCGATGCCGGCCACACGAAGCGAAAGCTAATACCTTGGACGGCCCACGCCGACGCTGCCGCGCCGCAGCGGTTGCCGTAGGGCCGAGCGCGGTCCAGATTGGCGTGAACCGGACCACCGTACCCCTCGTGACGAGGTATCGTGGATTCACGCGCCCGACTCACCGACGCTCTTGGCGCCGCGTACCGTGTCCAGCACGAGCTCGGCGGCGGCGGGATGTCGCACGTCTTCGTCGCAGACGAAGTTGCGCTGGGGCGACGTGTCGTCATCAAGATGCTATCACCGGAGCTCGCGAGCGACATCTCGGTCGATCGCTTTCGCCGTGAGATCGCGCTGGCCGCCCGGCTCCAGCATCCGTACATCGTGCCGCTGCTCGCCGCCGGCGATGCCGACGGCACGCCGTGGTACACGATGCCCCTCGTGACGGGCGAGACATTGCGCGAGCGCCTGGCCCGCGCGCCGATTCCGACCCACGAGGCCGCGCGAATCATCCGCGACATCGCCAGCGCCCTGGCCTACGCGCACGACCAAGGCGTGGTCCACCGCGATATCAAGCCCGAGAACGTGCTGCTCACGGACGGCGGCGCGCTGGTGACGGATTTCGGGGTCGCCAAGGCGCTGGCGGCGTCGAACCGCAGCGCAGAATTGCCGCTCACGACCGTCGGACTGGCCGTCGGCACGCCGGCGTATATGGCGCCTGAGCAGGCGCTCGGAGATCCCGGCAGCGACCACCGCATCGACCTCTATGCACTCGGCGTGGTTGCGTACGAGATGCTCACCGGTCACCACCCGTTTGGGGAGCGCACCCCGCAGGGCCTGCTTGCCGCCCACGTGTCGGAGCAGCCCGCGGACCTGCGCCACACGCACCCGGGCATTCCAACTGAGCTCAGCGAGACCGTGATGCGCTGCCTCGAGAAGGATCCCGCCCAGCGCTTGTCTTCCGCACGCGAGGCCACTGCCGCTGCAGAGCGCACGGCACACGCGGTCCCGCGTGCCGCCTCCGCGGAGCCGTCGCGGCGACGTCCCCTGCGCACCGCGTTGTCACTGGCCACGCTCGCGGCGATCCTTGGGCTGGCGGCCGTCTATGCCGCGCGAAGCGCGGGGAATGACCGATCGACGCGCATCGCCGTGCTGCCGTTCACCGACCTCACCGGAGACAGTGCGTTGACGCGCATCGGC contains these protein-coding regions:
- a CDS encoding serine/threonine-protein phosphatase gives rise to the protein MAVLDPEYGRLDYLNAGHEPALILAPDGSAQELRPTGPALGMMPDVPFTTGGGTLESGHTLLAFTDGLVETRSPSGEAFGNARLREMLRGLAGSAAPELVAGVVDGLKAFGRQAEPHDDFTMLAVTRD
- a CDS encoding SpoIIE family protein phosphatase, which produces MLVVGDVCDKGVGAALFRALFRSLIRASTDPVGGGAIQMIGGRRTLVMQSLEAASLTDLLTRVAGFTNNYIARLHGRTNMFAPCLWPCWIPSTAGSTISMPATSPH
- a CDS encoding ATP-binding protein; its protein translation is MPRICRRWRAPTRPSPTSRRRAASRYTCGAAFDPLARAAPDTTLSVEDRPIGGLGIHSIVRRLVDDVRYRRDGDHNVVVLTKRLDDAVQEHPQGGRRMEITTRTQGTSASSPLRGISTATPRPRRSRRWQGSSGGVAPRRGPGV
- a CDS encoding mechanosensitive ion channel family protein, translated to MRDRLPDWFIQGTAPLLLLAQVAIIVLVAILLQRLLHRLISRVGEGYDLPPGALPGARRAVSWLIKGGALLLILERLGVSGTVLWTIFSGFAAVGAVAFFAAWSVLSNIFCSMLIFSTEPFRLGDHVEILENGEKPGLKGRVTDINLIYTTLQEVGAGVGEDRTLRVPNNMFFQRILRRWRGSETPASWL
- a CDS encoding Na/Pi cotransporter family protein — translated: MAILMAVIGGLGIFMLGMKHMSEGMQAVAGNSLRRMISLVTTNRFLATATGAGVTTLVQSSSVTTVIVVGLVNAGLMQLQQAIGVIFGANIGTTITGWILVLNIGKYGLPILGAAALVYLFARRDRTRFIAMALMGMGMVFFGLELMKNGFAPVKDMPVFMEAFQWFEADSYAGIYKAVFVGCVLTLIVQSSSATLGITIGLAATGVIPFQTAAALVLGENIGTTITIVLASFGANTNAKRAALAHVLFNLIGAFWITLVFPWYIKLVAGTVAAVHGADPLTLTLASGVNPVEFATVVTAAIALTHSGFNIVNTAVFLPFIKPYTRMLERLVPDPRLKEVARLTRIDAGTVASPVLGLEQSRGEVIQMAQGTLKMMEWIRQLGFHGPWDELLVRKTFHREEVLDNVQREVVAFLTSTLDSTMPQMVAEEGRQQLRIAHEYESVSDRAASILRAFAQLRQQRLELRSDQQEDLQQLHAAVTTFLQEVSEAYGERTTIGGANARSHAESIDRLVRMLSDRQLQRMIDGPIDPGLSLVYTGLITDYSRIRSHVRNIHDAMAGGGVPE